From Aspergillus fumigatus Af293 chromosome 5, whole genome shotgun sequence, a single genomic window includes:
- a CDS encoding transcription factor domain-containing protein produces the protein MPGKRPRSMRSPLSQKGPRTPRRRACDSCYKKKIQCDAEFPQCNWCKHHNLACTYNRIWGHKGVGNPVTLTPKEGAQYLLGDPLSIPGGGGALPGPPQAADRTWHLRPGNTFLNNVTCLGGHHVFSDDGRKWIESQVGETIDFDKLFSLELHWLKPLRLHANTTAPPALRPNLPSRPEVERYILVYSSSFQCLVFPVISRSLFEKTLDLAYSPSRPSGSASAKSCVYSFLSLISLFGFDDNIHGATDCQSYASAAQSLLAPVVEEMTVDGLQSLIMLVQLHYFLGDLQSAAVTLSIAARLLYALGAHVFPTNRASDSSLRAYDKSELGCHLRDLFWLCYSFDKDICLRTGQPPCMNDAHCDLTLPSDYLWLQNINLQQTIPQINNHTIPLFPWDLRLSMLKSRIYNELYSASSLHQPVSELLSRIRGLDEALEQWRLSLPGEFRPTLYFSGETPVSANVNTQAVMLRLAYYHCITTVHQATSRRHVSQPDLVGPRLNGIGSSASLSIAASRSTLSYLHRVLPVVKGECFWIILFYAITAVLTLFCNIISNPRDAEASHNVNLLQMTPGLIRRIPVRKLTLGEVIHLQYLDGFTAELAAICVRAVSKSQQSPTDAGP, from the exons CCCGGGAAACGCCCACGAAGTATGCGTTCGCCGCTGTCTCAGAAGGGCCCTCGGACGCCGCGACGGAGAGCATGCGACTCCTGTTACAAGAAGAAG ATCCAATGTGATGCAGAGTTTCCCCAGTGCAATTGGTGCAAGCATCATAATCTCGCCTGTACCTATAATAGAATCTGGGGCCACAAAGGCGTGGG TAATCCGGTGACTCTAACGCCTAAAGAGGGTGCGCAATATCTCCTTGGAGACCCATTATCTATCCCCGGTGGCGGAGGTGCGCTTCCAGGTCCGCCCCAAGCGGCTGATCGGACATGGCATTTGAGACCAGGAAACACATTCCTGAACAATGTCACCTGTCTTGGAGGGCACCACGTATTCTCTGATGACGGCCGGAAATGGATTGAGTCTCAGGTCGGAGAAACCATTGACTTCGACAAGTTGTTCTCTCTCGAGCTTCACTGGTTGAAACCGCTTCGTTTGCATGCGAACACCACAGCACCTCCTGCTCTGCGTCCGAATCTCCCCAGTAGGCCGGAAGTTGAAAGATACATTCTGGTCTATAGCTCATCCTTTCAGTGTCTAGTTTTCCCCGTGATTAGCAGATCATTATTCGAGAAGACGCTGGACCTCGCTTACAGTCCCTCCCGGCCGTCAGGTTCAGCCAGCGCCAAATCCTGCGTGTattcatttctctctctcataTCCCTGTTTGGTTTTGATGACAACATACACGGCGCTACGGATTGCCAATCCTATGCATCGGCGGCGCAGAGCCTTTTGGCACCGGTGGTTGAGGAGATGACAGTCGATGGACTCCAGTCATTGATCATGCTA GTGCAACTCCATTATTTTCTAGGCGACCTCCAGTCGGCAGCGGTGACTTTGTCCATCGCCGCTCGTCTTCTGTATGCACTGGGGGCTCACGTATTCCCTACCAATAGGGCTTCCGATTCGTCCCTACGCGCATACGACAAAAGTGAATTGGGATGCCATCTGCGCGATCTCTTCTGGCTATGTTATTCATTCGACAAAGATATATGTCTACGGACGGGCCAACCACCGTGTATGAATGATGCACATTGCGACCTTACTCTACCTTCAGATTATTTATGGCTGCAGAATATCAATCTACAGCAAACCATTCCACAGATCAACAATCATACTATTCCCCTTTTTCCTTGGGATCTGCGCCTCTCGATGCTCAAGTCAAGGATATACAATGAGCTCTACTCCGCGAGTTCCCTTCATCAGCCGGTATCCGAGTTGCTGTCGAGAATTCGAGGCCTCGACGAGGCATTAGAGCAATGGAGGCTGTCGCTACCCGGGGAGTTTCGACCGACGTTATACTTTTCTGGAGAGACGCCTGTTAGCGCCAACGTGAATACGCAGGCGGTAATGTTGCGGCTTGCATACTATCATTGCATAACCACCGTCCATCAAGCAACCAGCAGACGCCACGTTTCACAACCTGATCTTGTAGGGCCGAGACTCAACGGGATCGGTTCAAGTGCAAGCCTCTCTATCGCCGCGAGCCGTTCAACACTGTCTTATCTTCATAGAGTGTTGCCTGTGGTCAAAGGGGAATGCTTTTG GATCATTCTCTTTTACGCCATAACTGCGGTGTTGACTCTCTTCTGCAATATCATCTCGAATCCCCGCGATGCCGAAGCCAGTCATAATGTGAACTTGTTGCAGATGACTCCGGGCTTAATCCGCAGAATCCCTGTCCGGAAGTTAACCCTCGGCGAAGTCATCCACCTCCAGTACCTCGACGGTTTTACTGCCGAACTTGCGGCCATTTGTGTGCGTGCTGTATCCAAGTCACAACAGAGTCCAACCGACGCGGGCCCGTAG